The Danio aesculapii chromosome 22, fDanAes4.1, whole genome shotgun sequence genomic sequence TCCTTAACTGAtgagatcaataatatcagaaaagcattcagctcatccaatcagccaagttgtgctCATCTACAACTCAAGAAATCAGACATTTTGTCTGGTTTCCAGGCAATTGATGCTAAAATCTTGAAAGAGATTGTGCAAATCATGAGAaaatcaacctgcagtcttgacacactCCCTACATCATTCCTCAAAACGGTATCTAGAAATGGATCTCCTagaagtggttagcactgtcccctcacagcaagaatgtcactggtttgagtgctggcagggtcagttggcacttctgtgtggagttgtcaTGTTCTTCCCggtttcctctgggagctccggtttccaccacagtccatagacatgtccTGTAggagaactgaataaactaaattggctgtagtgtataggtgtgaatatgtgtgtttcgcagtgctgggttgcagctggaagggcttccgctgtgtaaaacacatgctggataagatggtggttcattctgctgtggcgacccctgatgaataaagggactaagccaaaagaaaattaatgaatgaattgacCATCGATTGAAAGGGTCACTGACAATCATTGATTAATCATTTGCATCCCAACTtgacatttttcctttttttcttttctttatttaattttcagaCCTGATGGTGAAGAAAGAGGAAAGTGAAGAACTGTGTGAAGACAAGGTCCTTCGTAGCGTTCATACAGAAGTGAAGTCAAATTCATGCTctttgtgtggaaagagttttaaacaGCTGTCACATTTAAAACAACACCagaagattcacactggagagagaccgtaCAGCTGTGATCAATGTGGGAAGAGCTTCAATCGATCATACACCCTTAAtcgacacatgaagatccacactggagagaaaacacacagatgtgatcaatgcggaaaaacatttttgaggccTTCAGAGGTGAAGAAacatcttagagttcatacaaaggagaagccttattcatgttctgagtgtggaaagagttttagacATCAGTCACTTTTAATAgcacatcagaagatccacactggtgttaaAGAGCATGTGTGCTTTGAGTGTGGGAATAGTTTTATTACAGCTCGACAATTGAAACGACACCAGattatccacactggagagagaccttaccagtgttcacactgtgacaagggCTTCATTCGGTTACAAAACCTAAAAACACAtcagaggatccacactggagagaaaccttacaagtgttcacactgcgacaagagatttaGTCAGTTACACACTCGGAAAAaccatgagaggattcacactagagagaaaacgttaacatgtactcagtgtggaaagagtttcacaaAATCACCACACCTTTATcggcacatgaggatccacactggagagaaaccacacaaatgtgatcactgcagcaaaacatttttgaggcCTTCAGAGCTGAAGAAacatcttagagttcatacaaatGAGAGGCCTTATCCatgttctgagtgtggaaagagttttagacatcagtcacatttaaaagaacatctgaagatccacactggtgttaaAGAGCATGTGTGCtttgagtgtgggaagagttttattaGAGCTCGACACTTGAAACTTCACCAGatggtccacactggagagaaaccttacaagtgttcacaatGCGACAAGACATTCAGTCAGTTTCAAAACCTGAAAACACatcagaggattcacactggagagaagctgtacacatgtactcagtgtggaaagagtttcacaaAATCACCACACCTTCATcggcacatgaggatccacactggagagaaaacataaatgtgatcaatgcagcaaaacatttttgaaggCTTCAGCGCTGTAGTAACATCTTaagagttcatacaaaggagaagccttatCCA encodes the following:
- the LOC130215596 gene encoding zinc finger protein 501-like, which encodes MSDPEPCRIKQEETEELIDVMVKEESEELNEDEEKHQVKSEEETQSETEHLSSLQTYTNNNYNLMVKKEESEELCEDKVLRSVHTEVKSNSCSLCGKSFKQLSHLKQHQKIHTGERPYSCDQCGKSFNRSYTLNRHMKIHTGEKTHRCDQCGKTFLRPSEVKKHLRVHTKEKPYSCSECGKSFRHQSLLIAHQKIHTGVKEHVCFECGNSFITARQLKRHQIIHTGERPYQCSHCDKGFIRLQNLKTHQRIHTGEKPYKCSHCDKRFSQLHTRKNHERIHTREKTLTCTQCGKSFTKSPHLYRHMRIHTGEKPHKCDHCSKTFLRPSELKKHLRVHTNERPYPCSECGKSFRHQSHLKEHLKIHTGVKEHVCFECGKSFIRARHLKLHQMVHTGEKPYKCSQCDKTFSQFQNLKTHQRIHTGEKLYTCTQCGKSFTKSPHLHRHMRIHTGEKT